Below is a genomic region from Scheffersomyces stipitis CBS 6054 chromosome 8, complete sequence.
ttgttgtagGAGAGAACTACAATACTGAAGTGCGGAAGCAGTCGCAGCTGTATCCTATCGAAAGCAAAGACCATTTTGAACAGTACATTCACAACATGACAAAGGTAAGGCTCGGGCACAAGAAGTAGCATACATAATAGAACTAATAGAATAAAATACCATTTTACTAACTAATGTCAAGGCTACATCTAGCTGCGAAAAACGACTGCGAAAAATAGCAATATTCCATGTGCAGAATACTCACGTGATCCATcatcaaatttttcagtagtCTCATAGGagtagtgaaaaattgatcATTTGAATTCGATTCTATTCTTTCTCATACGGTTAACATCCATTCCAAAATAATGTACAGAAGAGCATTGACACCATTGACTAGAAGCGTGACGAGATCCGTTCTTGCTCGCAATGGCATACAACAAGCTGCCAGGTTTGTGCTGCCTCTTGCCACTACAGCTCCAAGATTGACTTCCTACAGATTTGCCTCTACTGAAGCAGCCAaggaaaacaaagaagaaaagccTGTTGAAGGTGAGGAACCTGTCAAGGAGGGTGAGGCTTCTGCCGAAGAACCAGCCATTTCTGCTGAAGAACAGGCCATCaatgaattgaaggaaaagcTCGATGCTAAAGACAAAGAACTTGCCAACATGAAGAACCACTACGCCAGATCCATTGCTGACTTCCGTAACTTGCAAGACACTACAAAGTTGGAAGTTCAAAAAGCTAAAGACTTTGCTTTGCAAAAGTTCGCCAAAGACTTGTTAGAGTCGTTGGATAACTTCAGTTTGGCACTTGAGTCTGTCAAGGAAGAAACATTGAAGACCAACGAAGAGGTCAAGAGCTTGTACGAAGGTGTCAACATGACAAGAAACATCTTTGAAAAGACTTTGAGCAGACACGGCATAGAAAAGATCGATCCAATTGGCCAACAATTCGATCCTAACCAGCACGAGGCAACCTTCCAAGTCCCACAACCAGACAAGGAACCCGGTACTGTTTTCCACGTACAACAGCACGGATACACTTTGAACTCCAGAGTGTTGAGACCAGCCAAGGTCGGTTTGGTCAAGGGTGAGGATAACTAATCACGAAAATGACCAACTATTCATGAGATGTTTATAAAATCACTGAAGGGGAATCCCTGTAATGTACTAATGAACTTGTTGTACGACCTTCATCTTTACATACTTTTTGCTTCTTGTATATATGCAACAGAAATATACTGTTTCTACGAAAGAACCAATAATAAGTcgtagaaagaaagagacaTCTAAAAGGAGAAATCCTGATAGATGCATAAAAATGACAGTATATATTGACAGAAGCTTACGAAGGCAAGTAGTCACATAATTTGAAAAActaaattttgcacccaaaaaCCAAAAATCGAAATATTTCCATCTCTCTAAATTCCCTATACTTCAATATAAGATCATATTTGGCTTAGTACTCTCTATGATGACTCCTTAAACTATGTCAAATACGGCGTTTGTGATAACGTACACGTGACATGAGTCATCTGTGGGTCTAACCCATGCCGAAATCGCTCTGATTGCCCCAGATTGTGCATGCGGATTTCGATAGGGAAGTTTTTGgatgaatttttcagatctGAATTCATTTTTTCTCTCAGATCTTTTCgtattcttttctttcttttctagTATTCAACTTCCACACGCTGTAGTTGTCCAATTGCTATGTTGTCTTCCAGAACCGCCTTCCGTCGTACTTTCACAACCTCGGCCTCTCTTCTCAAGAGCTTGAAAATCGGGTTGATTCCTGGTGATGGGATTGGCCGGGAAGTTATTCCAGCAGGTAAAGCTATTCTCGAGAACCTTCCCAAGGACCTCGACTTGCAGTTCGAGTTTGTCAACTTGGATGCCGGTTTCGAATTATTCCAGAAGACTGGAACTGCCTTGCCAGACAAGACTGTggaagtgttgaagaacgaaTGTGACGGTGCTCTTTTTGGCGCTGTGTCTTCTCCAACCACTAAGGTAGCAGGCTACTCTTCTCCCATTGTCGCattgagaaagaagttaGGATTGTATGCTAATGTACGTCCTGTCAAATCTGTTGAAGGAATCGGCAGACCAGTCGATATGGTCATCGTCAGAGAAAACACCGAAGATTTGTAcatcaaggaagaaaagaccTACAAAGCTGAAGATGGTACCAAGGTTGCTGAGGCTATCAAGAGAATTACCGAGACTGCTACCACCAGAATCGCCAAGGTCGCCTACGACATTGCCTTGCAAAGACAGGCAATTAGAGATGCATCtccaaacttgaagtcgttgCACTCCAAGCCTTCCGTCACAGTGACCCACAAGTCCAATGTATTGTCGCAATCTGATGGTTTGTTCAGAGAAACTTGCAGAAACGTCTATGATGCCAACCATGAAGAATACGCAGGTATCGACTACAAGGAACAGATTGTCGACTCCATGGTCTACCGTATGTTCAGAGAACCGGAAATCTTCGATGTTGTCGTGGCTCCTAACTTGTATGGTGACATCTTGAGTGATGGAGCTGCTGCTCTTGTTGGCTCACTTGGTGTTGTTCCATCGGCTAACGTTGGTGACAGCTTCGCCATTGGTGAACCATGTCATGGTTCGGCTCCAGACATTGAAGGTAAGGGTATTTCAAACCCTGTCGCTACCATCAGATCCACCGCCTTAATGTTGGAATTCATGGGCTACCCTAAGGCTGCCGCAAAGATCTACGAAGCTGTCGATGCTAACCTTTCtgaagacaagatcaagacTCCTGACTTGGGTGGTTCTTCTACTACTCAAGAAGTCATCGACGACATCATTAGACGTTTCTAAATGTACATAGTCTGATAAGAATGAACTCAATGCAGAAATGGTGTTTATCGTAGAAAAAGTAAATCTATATTCTAAATCTAAAATGCTTAATAGGGTTTGAACCTGACGTCgctcttctttttcttcttgtcctttttgtctttcttgtctttcttttctttcttttctttcttttctttatctttcttttccttcttttccttcttgtgTTTTTTatgtttttctttcttctctttctttgtaCTATCCAGATCAGAGTCCACCTCTATGTCTTgtgtaccttcttctgctactTGTGGAGAATTGGATGCTATTTCTAACTCATAGGGCATCTCCCATAATCTGATGTGACCGTCCTCTCCGCAAGTCAATGCATTTCTTGTATTTGGTATCACAACTAAGTCACGAACAATCTCTTCTCCATGTGCATCAGCAAACCATGTAGGTCGGGAAAGGTCGATTTTCTCGTGGGCAATATCAAATGGAAAAAGAGAGAATTTTCTCTGCGAATTTGCACCCACGCCAACATATCCTTGAGTGTTGAGATCTACGATATACTCACAATCAGGCCATTTTGATCTCACATCACCAAGATCATTTGGCTCTGGTTCAGCAATAACTTCATAATTGGTGTCATTCAATTCGTAGAAAGCTAAAGTTTCCATATGAGAAAGTATAGAAATTCGTTTTGGACCCGTGAAATGGCACGAATGAACCGAGGCAAAGTTAATCACTTGGTGCAAGGCATCGTCCTCATCTTTTTCGTTGAGATCGTATATGTTGACGTATCCATCTGTTGAGCCAGACATCAAGTAATTAGAAATGGTAGGATGGAATTCGATACATGTAATATCGTCATGGTGTGAGTCCACAAACGATCTGACGACTTCAGTTGGATTTCTCAAATCCCAAATATGCAATTCGGCATCGACACCCACCAACTCTGTCCCACCTGCCAAGAGGTTGTGACCATACCCCAAACTGAGGAAGTTGGAGttcttggtgttggtaAGGGTGTGAACTGGAGTAGAACCAGCTCTAAGGTCCCATATCTTCACACCGTCGGTAGAGCAAGAGGCTAACGTGAAGTCGTCTATTTTTTTTATACTGTTTATACTCGATTCATGAGCATTCGGAATCGAGAAATATGGCGAACTGCTGAGACTAGCAACCAGAAACCCATGAAGTGAGCCGTTACTGGATGATGAGATGAACAGTTGGTTATGAGCATAATACTCGAGGTTTAGCACCCAATTGTCGGATTCAGCTGCAAGTGACCAGTCATAAAGAGCTTGAGCACGCATTTTCCCGATTCAGCTATACAGAAAATGTGAAGCTCGTGGAAATATAAATCGTTTGATACTCTTTCACCTAGAAAGTAGAAATTAATTATGTagatagtgaaaaatttctgTGCACTCTCAGCAGTAAGATGCTCCAGGAATGGAGAATCTCATCGCGCAACTTGGAGCAGCTTGCTGATATCATGGTTATATAGTGCGGCATGGATGTTTCTGAATATAGTAAACAAAAAAGTCATAGATCAATACAAGAAGATatggtttcttcttttcacaAATAAGTGCAACCTCTCGAGAAGAAATGAGTAGTATTGTCAAGAAGGGCACGCATTTTGCGCccaagataaagaaaaagGTTATTCGAAGGAAAAACCTGTCAGTTTCTGGTGGTATAACTCCTCCAGCTACCCAAGTGCACAAACCTTCTCAAGATGGATTTACAATTCCAGGCATGGAAAAGACCATGAGTGCCATAGAAGCTGAGGATCAAGATGTGGTACCACAAGAATCCCTCAAGACGTTGTTACCTCCCCAAACGGCCACTCCTGAAAGCACACAAGTTATTCCTGAAGAACCTAAACAATCTGAAAAGggagttgaacaagaaccAGAGAAGGATTTAGAAAACGTCTCTCAAAAAGATGATGTAGATAAGCCTGTTGTCAATAATGAAAATAACAATAAACCttcgttcaagttctctttGACTAATGAATCTCCCAAGAAGCCAGAACTAGTAGCggaagaagacattgaTCCTATGGATACATCTAAGAGATTAGATGAAGACAAGGTTGTGACATCTGATGCAACACCTGCAGCCCCGGAAAAGCCTTCTGAGTCATATCAAAATGCTGAAGAGTTCAGCGATAATtctgatgatgaagttTTCAAGTTGCCAGAAGAGAACCAAATGAGTAGGCGTCAGTCGTCTGTGCGTAGATTATCTGGAATAACATCAACTACGATAAGGAGTAGATCAGGTTCGGTCTCGTTGAAACCGccttctgtttctgaagcAGATTCTCAGTATGTTCCCGCAAGAATCAACATTCCTGTGGCTAAGTCTACTAAGAGAAGGAGATCACTGGCTCCAATCAGACCTTCAGAGAAAAGAGCCAAGATCAGAGCCAATATTGCTGCCAACCCTGCGACAGCTGCCGACCAAATTGAAGCTGATGAAGCTGATGAACGTGCCCGTGCAGAAGCTCGTGAGGCTCCTACTTCGAATGTAAACTCGGAATATGTGGTTGCTGTTGATCCAGAGAGTAAACGGTTGAGAAAGTACCGATTGAAGTCTAAGGACGAAGTCGAGCAAAAGATCGAAGAATTGCCTAAAATCAGTGATCAGACTCAACATGCAGAGTTAGTACCTATTGCTCCTCCAATTTTAGAAACGACAATCGAAAATATCAGACAGTTGCCTAATACTGTAAAGAATGAAGATGTTGGTTTGTATGCCGGTATCGAGATTGAGGTAGATACCATGACCATGAGAGACTTGTGTAAACCCAGCTTGCCCATTGGAAAGACCAGTTCTAACTTTACAAGTGTGCAGTTAGCTGAGGTTGCACTCAAGAAAAAGCGTGATGACAGAAGGAGATATAGAGACTTGGCCCGTATAGAAAGAAAACCTGTGGAGGAGATAGAGGCACGTGAAGAGGAAAGAGGGAAGAATTTGAATGAATCAGacaaaaattcaaatgCAAAGGTAGCGAAGAGCATATTGGATGGAGACGATGAGCCTTCGCAGCCCAGTGGTGGTTTACAGTTGAATCTTGATGCCGAAGGTAGGATTAGTTTGGACACAGATTCTACTGTTGTTTCTAGACATCTAAAGGCAGACAATTCTGGTTTGAAAGTAGAGATAGCCAATGAGTTCGAGAGCCCTATCATTTCCTCTACGTATTCAAAGAGAAGACACACTGATCGTTGGACAAACGACGAGATGATACAATTCTACCAGGCATTAAGTACATTTGGTACAGATTTCTCGTTGATTGCCCAGTTATTTCCTTATAGATCCAGAAAGCAaatcaagatgaagttcaatttggaagaaaagaagttccCTGAAGTTGTGGAAATGGCACTCAAGAGAAAACTCCCAGCCAATTTCGAAGCTTATTGCTCTTCTGCcgacaagaaaattgaaactTTGGAACACTACAACATACAATTGCAACAGGTACGAATCGAACATGAGGAAAGTATGGCGCAGATTGCccaagaaaaggaaagagCAATACGagaagatgctgaagagagcagaagaagagaaattgaaatcaGAACCGGTTCCAAGCCCATGACCAGAGCTGAGAGAATCAAAGAATTACGTAAGAATGAAATGGTGGTTGGGTCTGTTGACGATGTCAAGAAACACCAAGACGCAGAAACAGTATGAGAAACGAGATAATAAAACGATTAGAAGTTAATGAGTATTAGAGAcactttttgcaattctgcAAACTCGGGTTTTTTGCCTAAGTGGTAAATATACAGAAATGACACAAACGGACTTAGCAGCCAAATTAAATGCAACATGTAGCTGGCAGGAGTTAAAAAGAATATGGCTGAAGCAGATTCCAATTTATAGAAATTACATAAAGTCACGTGCGCTCACTTATAATATGACTCTTCCCTCAGTATATATCAATTGAGTAGCCGTCCCAATTGGGTATATGAAAGCGATAACCTGGACTtttcaactggttcttctttgacaGGTAGCGATGGTCTATGAAGGCTGTATATTAAAGCATagcaaaagcaaaagaGAATAGATATGTCGTCGCCGAAAGACTACGTTCTAGATATCACTCCTTCTGTTCAAGATAATAATGTTCTGGATCTCAATTTGATAAAGTTCACAGTGAGGAACAGAAGACAAGATCCGGTGACACGATTCAAAGTGCCTTTGCTAGCAATATTAATAGCTGTACTTGCAGCTTTTACTGGCAGAGTACTTTTGCGTGACAGGTTGGTCAGTTTCAGCATAAATAGCATATGGGAGCTTGAGATCAAGCGATCTGAAAGTGTGGTAATAGCCATATTGGTATCACTTATCGTGCTTGTTTCTCTTAAGCAAGTTCCTGAAGATTCAATCACAGTTATGAAAGGATTAGGAGTACAGCTTCTGTCGAGAAAGAGCTGGAAATTTCAGTACAGAAGCGAGTGCTTCATCCCCGTCAGCAATACCATAGATCTAGTGATCCATGAAGGGTTCCATGGCTATGGCCAGGTGATCTTCTATCTCTGTATTCTCACCAAAAGCAGTGCTGTGGGAAAGACAaacaacgacaacatcatcaaggTGGCGTTCCCTGAGTTTCTCCCTAGGAAGGACATTCTACTCGATGTCTGGAAGCTTAGTCGAGAATTGCTCTTTGGTGATGCTAAGAGATACTGGAGACGCGTTCCCGGCCAAGGGTTGAAACAAGTATACTAGAGAATACCCTTCATTACTAGACTGTACTATCTTGTTTTACAAGATTAGTATTTCTAAAAGAAAAGTTAAATAGACTCCAACTTCATTTTTAATTCTTTTTCCATGCATATTCAACATATCCATTATAGACTTATTCACATATTCAGGTTACTTTTTACCGGCTCATTACATAGGATTTGCTTCGATTGAAGTTTGCATTAATTACGTATTCTATGTCGTTACCGTATATAAATATCTAGAAAGTTTAGATTACCCAGTAGTGCCAGCACTACGTGCCAGGCACCATATTATTTGTAGGCGTTGTTGGTCGTGGCCAATGGTGTTGATGTCAGTTGGATTACATCTGTCCGAGTTGTCTGAAAAGATGGCCATAGTGTTTCTTCTCAGCAGTAGCAGCAATTCCTACGCTAAGGGCAGCGTATATGGAAGCTCCGAATAACAACTTGGTGAAAGTTGGTAGCATTGGACCTCCAGCCATATTGCCCATGTGCATGCTAAGGCCACGGGACAATATTGGAGCAGCAGCTCTCATGACAGGTCTAGAAAATAAGGAAAGCATTATTGATAATTATAAGTGATGGAACACACTAAGTGGTTTTGATATAGTATAGGGAAAACTTAGCATCTGCCAGGAGGGGAgtatttctttctttatatACTATTTCGTACCATTCTAGATCTACCGTGTCTAAACAAGCCATCACCATACTTGAGAAATAACTCATCGCAACCAGAAATTGCGATGTACGATGACAGGTACAGCACTGCAGCTAGAAGAAAATAGGTTGCCTCATTATTGTTCAATAACCATAGCCTCGGGACCTCTGTTCCATTATGGGTAATGGAAGTGGCCTGAGTCATCTCTGTGAGTCGCGATAGCGCagcaatttttttttttttgcaccctTTTTCTTTTGACATCAGATGTTGCGCATCGGATCAACTGCGTTACAGTATGAGGCTACAGGGAAAAAACCGGATTCATTTCCAATGGCATACGGTAAGGCAGTCCATAGCCTCATATGCTTGGCCTGTATTCATTACAGTCACAATACTGGCGAACGTTATATAGTTACACGAAGGGGAGATGAGTCTGCCTAAGCGAGTGAACTAGGACATCTTGAGATCTCTCGTTGCGTTACTTTTTCGCGACGGAGGCACCGATTATTTATAGAATGAATAGAGAGGTTGAGTCATagattcaatttcaaactGAGTGTTGTTTTGCATCTGGAACTGAGGTAATTGAGCGTGTTTTACCTATTGATTGctatcttgaacaattgataTCTTTGTCCAATGGACAAAATTGCAACTAAATTGCGAAAATTTGTGACtgaaatgtgaaaaatatatTCTGAGGATTTTACAAGGACATTTCCGAAACCAATAAATAAGGATTCCATAGAAAGTCCTTTTCTATGTAGGAGTGAGATGAGTTGTTTGTGGCAGTGTAGTTTCTTGCCTGGATGAGGTCATAAGATAGAGAGATTAACGCATGGACACAACTGAAAAGTTTTTCACTTCTGTTACAAATCATGTGATTAAGGGATACGTCCCTATCAGATGCAAGAGGTAATGACTACAGCGTTGCAACTAAAGTGGAAGACTTCCAGAAATATTTGagtttgcaattgttggcCGAAGAGGATTTTCGCAGCCGGTAAAGATCCATCCGTAGCTAAATGAGCACTTACAGTTCACTGTGAATGACTGTCAGACTGGTGTTGGCAGTCTAGAGGTATATTCTATTCTACTCTGACAAGTCGCAAGTAGAATCACAGCTCCTTCTCCTGGTGATAATCGTTTTCATTCCAGCTACTGATAAAATGGTCTTAAATTCCACTAACTATGGCTCTGTTTCACGATTGCGCACAGTGGCTGCACAGAATCAAAAGTCAGTACAGAGAAACTTCCATTGCATAAGAGGACAAGGGTGGCACCCAAGACGAGTGCTGACGTAACAGAATAGTTGATCAGAGTAGTGAACCAAACCAGTAGAGAACTCTAGATCTGACACTCTCTCCATGATTAACATTCCAGAGTATTCTCGATCTTAGCTTTTGACTAAGGACTAAGAGAGCAcaaacaagttgagagaGGGCCTAGTTCAAGAATGATCAATTTCCGAAAGACAGAGGTCGGAGCTTTCTAGAAACCACAAAAGTCACAGAAATTAGCGAAGCAATTGAACATACTTAGAAATCACAGGAAACTCGTCCATACAAAATTCTCTTTGCTGGCAAAATCCATAAATCTCCTCCAGCTTTCATCTCCCATCTATCCGTGCATGTATCATCCATAACGTGGGCACTGGTCCTTGTATGCCCTCTTCCCGAAAATGGTAACCACACAATGGCATGGGCAATCATAGGCTATCATTCATTTTATCCCCTGACCGGTAGTGGAATGTCATTTATATAATTATGTAGAGTAGTTAGGCAATTGTGTTGACacttcatttcttttcttcctccaAGTAGTTTCATACCATGTCGTCCTCTAAGTATATTCTTGCTGCCACAGCCATTGCTGGTGGGGTCTACTACTATGACCAAAACGTGCAGCCCATTTTCCCCCGTCCCAACCAGATCCACCAGGAATTGGAACGGGTCGAACATAAAGCTGCCGAGTCGGCTTCCAACTTACAACAGAAGTTGACAAGCAAGATTGACAAGGGCAAGACAGACTTGTCGAAAAAGACACTGGAATTGTCAGACACACTCAAAGACACGAAATTGTACCCGGCTCCCCTGGCTACCGACACTAAGGAAGCGGCTTCAATCGTCGAcgacatcaagaagactGTGAGCTCTGGTGGCGACGTTGTGGCCGACTTGGCTGCTTCCGTCAAGGAGGAAAAATCGAGAGTAACTCGGACTGTGCATGGCTACATTgacttcatcaattctCTCGGCAAGTCTGAGAAATCGGCTGTTGAGAAGCTTGCCACCGAAGCTGAGGCTACAGCCAATTCATGGTTCGACTGGTTCGGCAAGAGGGAAAAAGACGTAGAAAACGTTCTTACATCCGCTCTGAAGGAAGCTGAGAAGACCACTAATGAATGGTTCTCCTGGGGCTCTAAGAAATCAGACGAAATCTCGTCTACCTACGAAGATAGtaagtccaagttgaattcTCGTTTCAGccaggaaaagaaaagagcaATCGATACGTTCGAGAATGCAAGAGCCCAATATGAGCAGGCTATCGAAAAGGCTAGTAAGGGAGTAGACCCAGCCTACCAGAAGGCAGCCCAGAAAGCTAaggaagacttgaacaagtctgTATCAGAGTTGAAGGCTTACGGTGATGACGTGTACACCGAGTATTCCAGCAAAATCAAGGATCTCTTTAGCAAGTAGACACTGAACAGTCTCAGCAATGGTGGCAATTGCCCCCACAGACTGAATAAATATCTAAGTTTGTATTAACACAGTATGTATTTAATATATACAGATTTTGTAACTCAAcagcttcttgaagaattgcagTGTGAATTGCAGTGTGAATTGCAGTGTGAATTGCTGATGCCAGCCGAGTATACGCTCTCAATCTGAACTCTCTCTTTTGTAGGGTTCGTTCCGTATTATCTCAAGATATGGAACGGGTGCAAAATTGCTCCACTTTCTCTACTCAACTGTGAGCCGCACTGTAGCAACCTTTTCGCACTGCGAATCGCACCAAATAGACTTCAACATGATTTggttgtgaaaaattctaGCACTACCCAGATCTACTGCAAACCTCCTTCTACTAACGGCGGTCATGCTCTCCAGACGGTTTGTGCACATCAAGACGGTGCCCCGACTCTATTGCAACCATGTCGATACTTTCAACTACTCGAAAAATTTACCTACCCACGAATTGTTGGTCCAGTTGAATCTCATCAACCAGCCTCGAGCAGGCTTGGTCAACTGGTCTCCCATAGGACTCACGATCATGAACAAAATCAGCGACATCATTCGTCGAAGAATGGACGAAATCAGCTTCGAGGAGGTGAAACTATCACTCCTTTCCCACCATTCACTGTGGAGAAAAACTGGCCGTTGGGACAATAGCCtggaattgttcaagttgaaaggAGAAGAGTACATACTACTGCCCACggctgaagaagatattgtCAACTACGTCTCGAACAACAGTTCCAGCTACAAAAACTTGCCGTTGTTGTACTACCAGATCAATCCCAAGTTCAGAAACGAAAAGAGACCTCGTGGAGGATTATTGCGAGGGAAGGAGTTTATGATGAAAGATGCCTACTCCTTCGATGCCTCAGAAAAAGATGCCATGACCACCTACCAAAGTGTTATAGGGGCCTATACAAAGATATTCGGGGACTTGAAGTTGCCCTATACGAAAGCAGAGGCTGATAGCGGCGATATCGGAGGCTCCTTGAGCCACGAATGGCACTACATAGACGATACTGGGGAAGATATCATCTATACTTGCGATGGTTGTGGCAGCGTTTCCAATGTGGAAAAGACTTTATCATATCCCGAACAGGAGGTCGACGAATCGCAATCCATTGAAGTGGCAGTAAGATACTTCACTACTGTTGACAGATCTACTTTGGTGTGTGCTTATTATCCATCATCCAGAACATTAGAACCCAAGTTCGTCAAGAACGAGATTCCTGATTTGGATCTCGATTTCGACGACCAAGAGACTATTCTTAAGGAGTTCTCCAATGAAGACACCTTGATTTCGAAAAGTATTGTCAGGATCATGGATGCTAGACTTCATTCTAGAGCAAACTTTCCTGACTTCCCTATCTCCTTTATCAACAGATCTCTCATAACTACCTTCACCGACATTCCTATCATATCTGCTATAGAAGGGGAGCTTTGTGGAAAATGCGAAGAGGGTCATTTACATTCAAACAAGGcaattgaagttggacaCACATTCTATTTGGGAGATAAATATTCCAAGCCTCTAGACTGTAGCATGGATTTTCCTGTCAATGAAAAGGGTCAagtggaaagaagaaacttgatTATGGGATGCTATGGTATTGGAGTCAGCAGAATCATAGCCTCGATAGGTGAGATCAATAGGGATGACAAAGGGTTGAATTGGCCCCAAAGCATAGCTCCGTGGACTATGACCATAATCGAAGGTGCGAAGAGTGAGTCTGGTGAAAGCTACGAATCATTCTATAACACTCTCAATGATAACTCAGTAGACTACAGACTCGACAATCGTGCCAAGATTGGTTTAGGGAAGAAGATTAACCAGTCCAATCTTCTTGGGATTCCATTGGCTGTCATCTTGGGTAAGCAGTATCCTATTATAGAGATTGAAGTCAGAGGAAAGCGTtacgttgaagaagaccaGTTGAGCTGGAAAAAACTTCATGATAGCACGGACTATCTGTTTGAGTGGAGAGTAGATTTTGATGAGTCCGGTAAAGACGTGAAGCACTTTGTACATCGAGATGGGTttattgctgttgttcAGGCATTACTAAAGGACATGTAAATAGACATAGCAGGTAATCTTGTTAGCTTTTCATTGTATATATACACAGAAATATATAATAAACCTAGAGACCAGACTAATGCAGTTGTGTTTACGAATTAGTATGTGAGATATCTATGACAAAGATATGGAGGGAGAAGTGTTTTAAAGACTTGACTATGTATCCTGAAAGTTGTGGTTGCACCTATTACATCAAGCAACACAATGAAACAACCTACAAGCCCAAGAGACAACCAAACGTTCTTTATAATGTTAATGATGGCTATGTTTAAGTGAACTTGCCGGTGATCTTGGCAAAGACGTGCAAGATGATGACGGAGAAGATGAAACCAACAGCCAACACCAACACTACCAATGGGTCGACTCTCAAACCCTGGGCTTCGTCAgtgaacaacttcatcatggtagaagaagatccacCAGCACCGGCGGCTCTGGTGGACAAAGGCAAGGCATTAGCGGTGGAAGCCTTCTTGTCGGCAGTAGTTTTTCTCTTGACGGCGGATCTCAAACCACCTGGAGCTGCAGAGGAGGAAGACTGATGAAATAAGTTAGTATTGATCGGAAATAAGGCGGCAAATCTGCTATACTAGCTTGAAGAATACCAAACGTGAAACCAAATCGactattttcaatttgaagtagCTTTGTTATCGAAGCGTTGGATTCATAT
It encodes:
- a CDS encoding predicted protein (go_process protein folding); translated protein: RFASTEAAKENKEEKPVEAISAEEQAINELKEKLDAKDKELANMKNHYARSIADFRNLQDTTKLEVQKAKDFALQKFAKDLLESLDNFSLALESVKEETLKTNEEVKSLYEGVNMTRNIFEKTLSRHGIEKIDPIGQQFDPNQHEATFQVPQPDKEPGTVFHVQQHGYTLNSRVLRPAKVGLVKGEDN
- the LYS12 gene encoding homo- isocitrate dehydrogenase (homo-isocitrate dehydrogenase, an NAD-linked mitochondrial enzyme required for the fourth step in the biosynthesis of lysine, in which homo-isocitrate is oxidatively decarboxylated to alpha-ketoadipate.~go_function oxidoreductase activity~go_process metabolism), with protein sequence MLSSRTAFRRTFTTSASLLKSLKIGLIPGDGIGREVIPAGKAILENLPKDLDLQFEFVNLDAGFELFQKTGTALPDKTVEVLKNECDGALFGAVSSPTTKVAGYSSPIVALRKKLGLYANVRPVKSVEGIGRPVDMVIVRENTEDLYIKEEKTYKAEDGTKVAEAIKRITETATTRIAKVAYDIALQRQAIRDASPNLKSLHSKPSVTVTHKSNVLSQSDGLFRETCRNVYDANHEEYAGIDYKEQIVDSMVYRMFREPEIFDVVVAPNLYGDILSDGAAALVGSLGVVPSANVGDSFAIGEPCHGSAPDIEGKGISNPVATIRSTALMLEFMGYPKAAAKIYEAVDANLSEDKIKTPDLGGSSTTQEVIDDIIRRF
- a CDS encoding predicted protein, which encodes MRAQALYDWSLAAESDNWVLNLEYYAHNQSFISSSSNGSLHGFSVASLSSSPYFSIPNAHESSINSIKKIDDFTLASCSTDGVKIWDLRAGSTPVHTLTNTKNSNFLSLGYGHNLLAGGTELVGVDAELHIWDLRNPTEVVRSFVDSHHDDITCIEFHPTISNYLMSGSTDGYVNIYDLNEKDEDDALHQVINFASVHSCHFTGPKRISILSHMETLAFYELNDTNYEVIAEPEPNDLGDVRSKWPDCEYIVDLNTQGYVGVGANSQRKFSLFPFDIAHEKIDLSRPTWFADAHGEEIVRDLVVIPNTRNALTCGEDGHIRLWEMPYELEIASNSPQVAEEGTQDIEVDSDSDNKEKKEKKEKKDKKDKKDKKKKKSDVRFKPY
- a CDS encoding predicted protein (go_component nucleus~go_function DNA binding), whose amino-acid sequence is MSSIVKKGTHFAPKIKKKVIRRKNSSVSGGITPPATQVHKPSQDGFTIPGMEKTMSAIEAEDQDVVPQESLKTLLPPQTATPESTQPVVNNENNNKPSFKFSLTNESPKKPELVAEEDIDPMDTSKRLDEDKPSESYQNAEEFSDNSDDEVFKLPEENQMSRRQSSVRRLSGITSTTIRSRSGSVSLKPPSVSEADSQYVPARINIPVAKSTKRRRSSAPIRPSEKRAKIRANIAANPATAADQIEADEADERARAEAREAPTSNVNSEYVVAVDPESKRLRKYRLKSKDEVEQKIEELPKISDQTQHAELVPIAPPILETTIENIRQLPNTVKNEDVGLYAGIEIEVDTMTMRDLCKPSLPIGKTSSNFTSVQLAEVALKKKRDDRRRYRDLARIERKPVEEIEAREEERGKNLNESDKNSNAKVAKSILDGDDEPSQPSGGLQLNLDAEGRISLDTDSTVVSRHLKADNSGLKVEIANEFESPIISSTYSKRRHTDRWTNDEMIQFYQALSTFGTDFSLIAQLFPYRSRKQIKMKFNLEEKKFPEVVEMALKRKLPANFEAYCSSADKKIETLEHYNIQLQQVRIEHEESMAQIAQEKERAIREDAEESRRREIEIRTGSKPMTRAERIKELRKNEMVVGSVDDVKKHQDAETV